The sequence below is a genomic window from Salinispira pacifica.
GGAAAAGAATGATTCACATCCTTCAGCTCAGCAGGATTTCCGCCGACGTTGCCCCCCTGAAAATACAATCCGCATTGGGACTGAAATCCCGGGGACAGAGGGAGTTCGGCTGGCAATCTGCTTCCACTCCCCCGGGGAGGTCACCGGAAATCCGGCTCTGGACACGTGAAGACCTGAAACTCGAAACGGCAAATCTCGGCGGGAATTACTCGGGAAGAAGTAAACCTGAAATACTTCAAACCGACGGTGAGGTCTCAGCCCCTGCCCTGACGGGGGCGGGAAACGGCACTATCAGCCTGCATGGTTCGCTTACCATGGCACGAAGTATGGGCTTCCTTGCAGGCCGGATCGCTTCCCGGGAGACCGCTCAACCGGGAGATATTTTCGCAGCCCTGGTGGAAGATCATTTCATCCCCGGCCCCGGGGCTGTGGTACACAGGGTGGACCTCCCCGAGGGAGAGTTCTATCCGGACCTGGTTCTTGATCACGGCCTGGAAGAGATTTCAGCGGACCTGAATTCTCACAGGCAGGACCGGGATCAGGGGCGGGATCAGGGGACGGAAGCATTCGGAGGGTCAGCCGGCCCGAAAAAAATCCGGAGAGAAGAGGTCCTGGGGGAGAAAATGTTTCGAAATGAAGAGCAGAATCTGTTTCTTGAAGAATTTTACCGCTGCTTCATTCCGTTCTGTTCCCCACATCAGCTCCACACGCTTTTTCTCAACCCGCTTGCAGAGAAGCGGCAGCTGTATCCGTCGCTCCACCGATTCGTTACCTATCTGGCCAATATGAGCGATCTGGCCGGCAATTCTTCGGGGGAGGCGTAAGATATGCTCAGTTCGGTACATCAGTTCAGTCACGTCTATGTTGAACGGGATATTACGGAGTCTCCCATGAGCCGGGGAGTTCTGCAGCGCCTGTATGACTCGGGGCAGAATCCCCGGATCATTCCGGTTGAACATTACAAGGACGTGTTCAACAGACCCCGACAAAGCTTCCGGATCCAAAAACATCAGCCGGCCCTCATCCTGGCCAGAGAACGGGAGCATTTTCTCTACCGGGGAAATGAGCGCATAAACTCCTGGAAGCAGAGCGGGTTATTCTATAATGCTCTGGTGCGCAACTGCGTGTATAACTGCGATTACTGCTTTCTCCAGGGAATGCACGGCTCCGCCCACAGCGTCATGTTTCTGAATAACAGGGATTTTATCCATGCAGCAGAACGGCAGCTTGAGAAGGGTCCGGTATATATGAGCATTTCGTATCTCAGCGAGATTCTTGCATTCGAACCGCTGTATCCCTACGCCAGGGAGTGGCTGGAGTTCGCACGGGGACGGGAAGATTTCGCCCTGGAGATACGCACCAAGAGCGATTATTACCAGGCCATTGCCGACCTTGAACCCTCTGCCAACAGTTTTCTGGTATGGAGCCTGAGCCCGGAACAGGTGAGCCGGGAACATGAACGGGGGACGGCAAGTTTCCGCAACAGGCTGTTCGCCGCCTCCCGGGCTGCAGAGGACGGCTGGCCTCTGAAACTCACCTTTGATCCGGTTCTGGAGCTTGAGAACTGGCAGGACCTCTACGGAAATATGATTGAAGAAACCTTCCGCCGCATTCCCCCGGAGAAGGTTCAGGAAGTGAGCTTCGGGGTATTCCGGATGAATCAGGACTTTCTCAAACGGATCAGAACCGTACGCCCCGAGTCTCCGGTGTTGTACGGGGACTTCCGCAAAACCGGCGAACTGGTGAGCTATGCTCCCGATTTTATCCGGGAGGTCCGGGAATTCATGACTGGCAGATTACGCGCGTATATCAGCCCTGAGAAGATCTTTTTCGTCCACGGGTAAGGTTCTCCCAGGCACGGCTCAGAGGTTCGGCCTCAGGGGAATCCAGGAAGGTCCGGGTGGTGAATATCTCAAGATGATCCATGGCTCTGGTAATGCCCACGTAGATCAGATTGCGCTTCTGCCGCAATTCATGTTCCCGGCTCAGCATTTCCGCGGTGCTCAGGGTGGGCAGATGAAACAGCACCACAGGAAAGTCCAGCCCCTTGGCGGAATGGATGGGCGAAATTCGCAGGGCGGAAGAAGACTCCTGCCCTGGATCCGGCAGCACACCGAACTCGAAGTCCGGATCACGGATGGATTGAAGCTCCAATCCGGTCATCTCCGGCAATTCCCGGCGAAGCTGATCCAGCCGCCTTCGGTCGTGCACAAGAATGCAGATATTGCTGGGTTCGTATCCGAGAAAATCCACATACAAGCGTATTCTTTCTGCAAGCGCACCGGTAATGCGCATCTCATCCTCGAAGCGGTGAATCACCGGCGGAGGCCCCTCCCGAAACCCCGGAGGAGGCGTCTCCTGGGTATCGCTGCCGTTCCCCGGCTCACTGGATTTAAACCCCGACAGCTCCATGTAGAGCTCGGCAAACTCCTGGATGGGAAGACTGTTGCGGAGATTCAGGGAAAGATACCGGCTCTTTCCCCGGATATCGATTCCCGCCCGGGCGAACGGAGACTGCAGGCCGTATATGCTTTGTCTGTCATCACCCGCCATGATCAGCCGCGCACTGATCCCCCGGAAAAACCGCAGCACCACAGGGGGGAGATCCTGAACCTCATCAATATAGAGGGTATGGAACCGGGCCGTCCCTACGGGTCCGGATCCGGGGCCGGGTCCGGGGCCGGCTTCCCCTGCCCCGGCATTCCCTGCAGCGGCTCGGGCATCGGATGCTTCGGGGACCGGATCGTCCCCGACCGAGTTGCCGGCTGACATTCCCGGGGAAGCTGCAGCAGGGAGTGAAGATGAAAGCACAAGGGCCGCAAGATTCCGGGTGTAGAGCTGCTGTTCTTCAAGCTGATCCCGCAGCCGCTCCTGAATTCTCCACAGGAGGGAACGGTGAAAACCATCGAGTTTTCCCGGCAGCCCTCTGCGGGAGTACATGTCGTCCACGTATTCTTCCCGGCTCAGGGCATAGCCCCATATCACTTCATTTATTTCAAAAACTATCTGGCGCTGATTCAAAATGGCGAACAGTTCCCCGTACGCTTCATCCTCCAGAGATGAAATCAGCACATCCAGTGCATCGGGGAGAAAGCGGCCGTAGCGGATCTCCGCACCTGGCTGGATTTTTCTCAGATGTCCGGCGATATAGCTGTCGGCGGTTTGTATATGCATGTGTTCAGACTGGATTCCCAGTATTTCGCTGATGTATTTATCGTACTTCACCAGGGTCCGGGCGAAGGTGAACAGCCCCAGTCTGGGTTCTTCCTCGAAGCCCAGTGTGTTCTGGGCCGCCTGCTGCCGCAGACTCTCCAGAAGAACCACAGTTTTCCCGCTTCCCGCAGGTCCCCTGATGAGCAGCTGATGTTCCCGGGCAATGTCCGCAGCCGCTTCCCGCTGCTGTCGGCTCAGGCGCACGATGCTTTGCTCGAAATCCCGTCTGGTGCGGGTGAAAATAGAGAGACGAAGAAGCTCATCCCGGTAGCTGTTGAGCCACTCGTATTCTCCGGCAGCTGCTTCTCCCGGGCCTCGGCTGCCCGCCTGATCCGCCCGGCGGCGGAGATCTTTTATCTCCATATCTTTCATCTGCAGTGCCAGCCTGGCCTTCCGCAGCTCGTTAAATTCCGCCTCGGCGGATTGCCGGGTTTCCCATATATCCAGATTATCCCTGATTTTCTGAAGGTGAGGGCTCTCAATTCCGCTGAGACGGCAGAATTCTAAAAATGACCAGGTTTCGGCCTTTGCCTCATCAACACTCACTTCCTGAAATCTTCGCAGAACACCCTGCAGAAGTCTGTGGCTCGCCTCCATTTGGGAGAGCCTGCTGATCCCCCTGAGTTTCAAGGCCCGGTTATCTCCGCCGGTTCCCAGCAAATACTGCCGGTACATTCCGATTTTTTCCTGAAAGCTGTAACTTTCCGGAGAAGAATGGGTGGGAGATAATTGATCTGTTCCGCCGTCCCGGGAAGGACCATCAAGCCCTAGGCGCTGATTCATAACCTTCTCGGCATATGCGTGCAGGCTGAGCATAAAAAACCCGGGATCTGCCCCCAGCATGCTGACGAGTCTGCGGATTTCGCTGCGGGATTCATCCCGGGTGTCCTGTTGCATCATCCCTGAGTATACGGATGGGGAAGCGGCTATTCAATAAGGTCGAACCATAGCCTGTCCAATAAGGAAGGGGTGCAGCCCGGAGCCCAGAAAGAATCCCTGCAGAATCCAAGCCTGCCGGAACAGTATCCCATTTCCTCTCCGCTGTACTCCAGGGGAAAGCGGGGATCTGCTTCCCCGTTACTGAAGAGGGAAACCAGAAGCATGTGCACCGGATCGGCGGCCTCCGCCGGGTATGCACGGTGCACCAGGGCAGCCAGCTCTTCCTCCAGCGCAGATTTTAAGGATTCAAACCCTGCCCGTCCCTCCATACGCTGACGTTCTGTGGCATTCACCGGAATAAACAGCCCGCTTCCCGTTTCGCCCAAAAGGGAACGGGGCGAAATACGCAGATCCCCCGGTGTGGTGTACCACATCGAAGATTCCATCAGTTCCAGGCGGTATTCATCCCGTGTGTCTGTATCGCTGAGTCTGGAGGTAATTTCACTGCAGACTTCATTCATCACGGGCAGCAGACCTTCCCAGGCGGAGGGAAGGAGAAGCACAGACCCGTTCTCCGGAAGTAGAAGGGAGTAATCCAGACCTGCATCCAGACAGCCGGCGGTTCCGGAAAGCAGGCCGTTTTCCGATTCTGTATGCGGCTCGGCATCCGGTTCGGCGCCTTGTCCTGCATCCGAAACCTGCC
It includes:
- a CDS encoding SPL family radical SAM protein; translation: MLSSVHQFSHVYVERDITESPMSRGVLQRLYDSGQNPRIIPVEHYKDVFNRPRQSFRIQKHQPALILAREREHFLYRGNERINSWKQSGLFYNALVRNCVYNCDYCFLQGMHGSAHSVMFLNNRDFIHAAERQLEKGPVYMSISYLSEILAFEPLYPYAREWLEFARGREDFALEIRTKSDYYQAIADLEPSANSFLVWSLSPEQVSREHERGTASFRNRLFAASRAAEDGWPLKLTFDPVLELENWQDLYGNMIEETFRRIPPEKVQEVSFGVFRMNQDFLKRIRTVRPESPVLYGDFRKTGELVSYAPDFIREVREFMTGRLRAYISPEKIFFVHG
- a CDS encoding UvrD-helicase domain-containing protein; this encodes MMQQDTRDESRSEIRRLVSMLGADPGFFMLSLHAYAEKVMNQRLGLDGPSRDGGTDQLSPTHSSPESYSFQEKIGMYRQYLLGTGGDNRALKLRGISRLSQMEASHRLLQGVLRRFQEVSVDEAKAETWSFLEFCRLSGIESPHLQKIRDNLDIWETRQSAEAEFNELRKARLALQMKDMEIKDLRRRADQAGSRGPGEAAAGEYEWLNSYRDELLRLSIFTRTRRDFEQSIVRLSRQQREAAADIAREHQLLIRGPAGSGKTVVLLESLRQQAAQNTLGFEEEPRLGLFTFARTLVKYDKYISEILGIQSEHMHIQTADSYIAGHLRKIQPGAEIRYGRFLPDALDVLISSLEDEAYGELFAILNQRQIVFEINEVIWGYALSREEYVDDMYSRRGLPGKLDGFHRSLLWRIQERLRDQLEEQQLYTRNLAALVLSSSLPAAASPGMSAGNSVGDDPVPEASDARAAAGNAGAGEAGPGPGPGSGPVGTARFHTLYIDEVQDLPPVVLRFFRGISARLIMAGDDRQSIYGLQSPFARAGIDIRGKSRYLSLNLRNSLPIQEFAELYMELSGFKSSEPGNGSDTQETPPPGFREGPPPVIHRFEDEMRITGALAERIRLYVDFLGYEPSNICILVHDRRRLDQLRRELPEMTGLELQSIRDPDFEFGVLPDPGQESSSALRISPIHSAKGLDFPVVLFHLPTLSTAEMLSREHELRQKRNLIYVGITRAMDHLEIFTTRTFLDSPEAEPLSRAWENLTRGRKRSSQG